The genomic region GGCAGCTTTGGTAAATTTGAATACATTGCGCTCGGCGCATGGGCGCTGCTCGGGCTGACGCTCTGGCGGCGGCGCGGCAAGTCATCTCAAAATGGTCTGTAAGCGGGAGGCGGGAAAATCGCCGGCGAGCGACGGTCATGCGCCGTGAGCAATCGGCGCGGCTGGCGGCGTCAAGGGCAGTCGGCGCGGCGCACGCCCGGGATCAACCGGGAGGCCAGGTCAGGCTGCGCCCGCCGAGGACATGCGCGTGCAGGTGCGGCACCGACTGGCCGGCGGCGTCGCCCGTGTTGATGACGACGCGATATCCGCTCTCGGCAATGTCCATCTGGTTAGCGACCTTGGCGGCGACGTAAAGCAAGTGGCCCATCAAGGAGAGGTCGAGCTTTGACATGTCGTTGAGCGATTCCAGGTTGTGCTCGCGCGGGATGACCAGCACATGGACTGGCGCTTGCGGGTTGATATCTTTGATCACCACGACCTGATCGTCCTGGTAAATGAAATCCGCAGGCGTATCTTTGGCGGCGATGCTACAAAAGAGGCAGCTTTGTTCCGGCATGTTTTCCATAATCGTCTCACCCGTATTATCGTCCACGCTTTCAATCTCAGTCAAACTTAAAACAGTGATGAGTGATGAGCAAAGAAAGTAATGAGTAGAACCTTGTCCGGTACTCATCACTCGCCACTCGTTGCTCATCACTCATTCCTGAATCGCTCAATGCTCGCGCCGACGGCGCAGAGTTTCTCTTCGATCTTTTCATAGCCGCGGTCGATGTGATAGACGCGGTCAATGATCGTTTCGCCGCTGCTTGCCAGCCCCGCCAGCACCAGCGACGCCGAGGCCCGCAAGTCCGAAGCCTGAACGCGCGCGCCCATCAAGCCGCCGTCGCCTTCGACGACCGCCTGCCGCCCGCTCAAGCGAATCTTCGCGCCCATGCGCATCATCTCCAGCGCATGCATGAAGCGGTTCTCGAAGATCGTTTCGGTGATGATCGACGTGCCTTCGGCGAGCGTCATCAGCGCCATGTACTGCGCCTGCATATCTGTCGGGAATCCCGGAAAGGGCAGCGTCGTCACATCCGCCGGGCGCAGGCGGTCGGCGGCGCTGACGCGCAGTGAAAAGGCGTTCGGGCGCTCGATCTTCACGCCGGTCTCGGTGAACTTATCAATGGCGGCGCTCAGGTGTTGCGGGTTGCAATTGACGATGTCGAGCTGGCCGCCGGTCATGGCGGCGGCAGCAATGAAGGTGCCGGCTTCGATGCGGTCGGGGATGATCGTATGCTCGGCGCCGCCCAGGCGCTCGACGCCTTCGATGCGCATCTGGCTGCGGCCTGCGCCTTCGATGCGCGCCCCCATCTTGTTGAGCAATTCGGCCAAGTCAACGACTTCGGGCTCGCGCGCCGCATTGATTAGCGTCGTTTCGCCGTCGGCGAGCGCCGCCGCCATCATCAAGTTTTCGGTGCCGGTGACCGTCACCTTGTCGAAATAAATTTCGCGGCCCTGCAAACGCTTGGCGCGGGCGACGACATCGCCGCCTTCGAGCGTCACTGTGGCGCCGAGCTTTTCAAAGCCCGACAAGTGGAGGTCAATCGGGCGCTGGCCGATGGCGCAGCCGCCCGGCAGCGCCACCCGCGCTTCGCCGAAGCGCGCCAGCAGCGGCCCAAGCGCCAGCACCGAAGCGCGCATGGTCTTGACCAGATCGTAAGGCGCTTCGAACAGCTCGATCTTGTCGGCGGCGATCTTCAACGTCCGCAGCTCGGGCATCAGGATGTGCGAGCCGAGGTCTTCGAGCAGACGCCGCATGGTGATGATGTCACGCACGTAAGGCAGGTTGTGCAGTGTCACGGTTTCGGCGGTGAGCAAGGCCGCCGCCATGCACGGCAGTGCCGAGTTCTTTGCGCCGCTGATGGCAACGCGGCCCGATAGAGGCCGCCCGCCGACGATTCTGAATCTATCCATCCCCTCGCACCATCATTGAAAGCAGATTACTGACCAGTGATGTTAGCATACGCGCCGGAAGCCTGGACAGAAAAAGATGCCGCGATGCGTGTAACCTTTTTGCCGCGCGCGGTGTCTTAATCAGTAGAGGCTGCTCGCAGCCTGCAATTGAAGCCTGCGAAAGGGACCAGGTAATATCGAAAGTAGTGGAGAGGTAACAATGAGCAAATTGGGTAGAATGAAAAAAATGGGCATCGCATGCGCGATGGTCGCCGCGTTGACGGTCGGTGTGGCGGTCGCGCAGACCGCCGGTGAAGGCACCAGGGGTGGGCGTCACGGTCACTTTGGCCGCCACGGCGAGCGCGGTGAGTTTGGCATGATGGGCTTCCGTCATCTCGACCTGACCGACGCGCAGAAGGCGCAGCTCAAGCAGATTCATCAGAGCCACCGCCAGGCCATCGCGCCGCTGCGCGAGCAGATCAAGGCGAAGCGCCAGGAGATGCGCGCCGCGAGCGAAGGCGGCGCGGTCAACGAAGCGGCCATCACGCAGAAGCTCACAGAGATCGCGCCGCTCGAAGCCAAACTGATGGCCGAGCACGCGCGCATCCGCCAGGAGTCTTTGGCGGTGCTGACCGCGGAGCAGAAGGCCAGGCTCGACCAGATGCGCGAGCAGGCGAAGACGCGCTGGGCCGAGCGCCGCGCCAACAAAAAGGCCAACCAGCAGTAACCCTGACGGGCAGGCCCGACAGCTTGCGGGCCTGCCATTTTCACACGCTTGCACACGAGCGAGGCTAGCCATCGAGATCGAACAGGCTGCGGAGCAGGAACTGGTGAGCCTGGCGCGCCAGGGCAGCGAGCCGGCCTTTGAAGAGATCGTGCGCCGCCACAGCCCGCGCGTCTTCCAGATTGCCAGCCGTTTTTTTCGCCGCCGAGAGATGGTCGAAGAGGCCGCGCAAGAGGCTTTCCTGAAGGCTTACACCGAGATGTCGAGCTATGAAGGGCGCGGCTCGTTCGAAGGCTGGCTGGCGCGGCTGACGACGAATGTATGTTTGAACCTGCTGCGCAGCTCGCGGCGGCGGCCTGAAGCCGTCGTCGCCGACCTGACCGACGACGAAGGCGAATGGCTCGACAACCGGATGGCCGAACAATCGGCGGCGCGTCACCGCTCGGATGAACGAGGGAGAGTCGCCGCCGACCTCGCCGAAAAAATTTTGCGCGAGCTGTCGGCGGACGATCAAATGGTGTTGCTGTCGCTCGACGGCGACGACCTTTCGGTCAAAGAGGTGGCGGCGCTGACCGGCTGGAGCGAGGCCAATGTCAAGACCCGCGCCTCGCGCGCGCGCCGCCGAATGCGCGAAGCCGTCGAGGCGCTATTGAAACGCAGAAAGTAGAGCGCGCAAATGTGGCGCAAGGCGGTTAGCTTGCGCACGGACTAGCGCAAGCTAACCGCCTTGCGCCACTTCGGTGAATCTATGCGAGACCAGCACATCATCGAATGGCTTGAAGCAAAGCCCACGAGCCGCCTGCACGGCGACGAGCGGGCCGCCATCGAAGCGCACGTCGCCGATTGCGTTGACTGCCGGCGCGCCTATCAAGCGGCGCGGCTGGCCGAATCGTTGATCGCGGCGCGCGCCGCCGAGAGCCAGCCGGTTTCGCCCTTCTTCAAATCGCGGGTGATGGCGGCAATCAAAGACCGGCGGCTGACGACGGAAGCGCCCGCATGGCTGCGATGGTGGCGAGCCGCCGGGGCGCTGTTGCTGATGATGGCCACCGTGATGGTGATCTTGATCGGCCTGACCGTCTTCGACTATCCCCTGTCATCGCAAGCGCCGGAATCTATCACCAGCCAGAACAGCTATTCGCTCGATGACGTCGTGCTGGGCGTAGACGATACGAGCGATGACGCGGCGGCTTACGATCAGGTGCTCGGGACGATGTACGGCGCGGAGGGTGGCGATGGAGACTAGCGTGAAGAACAAGTGGCAGATTCGCCTGGCGGTTCTGCTGATCTTCGTCATCGGCTTCGTCGCCGGGGCGCTGGCGATGAACGCTTACCGCGCGCGCCGTGTGTCCGCGGGCGCGACGAATCGCCGCGGCAGGTTCGAGCGCGTGATGGAGCAGTTGAATCTGAGCGCCGAGCAGCGCGATCAGGTGAAAGCGATCTTTGATGAGGCGCGCGCCCAGTTGACCGAGATGCGCCGCGAATCGCAGCCGCGATTCCGCGCCGTGCGCGAACAGACCGACGCACGATTGCGCGGCGTGCTGAACACGGACCAGTGGGAGCAATTCCAAAAACTGACGAGCGAGTTTAAAGACCGACGCTCACGCCGCGGCAATCGCGACGCCGAGCCCTAGAAGCCCATTGCTCAATGGCCTGCGGCTGAAAAGCCCTGAAGGTCGGGGCGACCTTGCAACCTCAGGGGTAATCTGAAGTAGTCACTGAATGACCAGCATGACTTTGGCGGAACGTGTGCGGCCCGCGCTGTCTTTCCCTACGAACGTCAGCTCGTGAGCGCCGACCGCGGCTCCGCCCTTGACCTTGAATTTAAGGGTGACGCTATTCCCTGTTGTTGAGGCTTCAGGCGGCTTTACTTTGACGCCGATGCCGCCGCTGTCCACCGCTGCAATGTCAATATTGCCGGTAAAGCCTCCCGTGCGATTGATCGTCAAAACACTACGCCCCGTCGTGCCGCGCTCCGCCGTTACCGTCGCGGGCTCGAACGACAGCGAGAAGTCCGGCCCCGCAAGCGCCTCGCCGCGCTTCAAGATCATGCCGCCCGCCCCGACCGCGAAGACGGCACCGGCGCTGGCCGCGTGGACGCCGCGCAGGTCGGCGCTCACCCCGCTAACGTCGGCCACCCAGGTGCTGCCGCCATCGGTGGTGCCGACAATCGTGCCGCCATCGCCGACCGCCCAGCCGCGGTTTGAATCAAGGAAGTAAACGTCACGCAGGTTCGCCGTCGTGCCGCTGCTCTGCGACACCCAGCGACCGTTGCCCGTGTACTTCAAGATGGTGCCGCCGTTGCCGACCGCCCAGCCGCTGCTGAAGCTGAGCATCTGCACGGCGTTCAACTGCTGCGTGGTGCCGCTGCTTTGAAACTGAATGGGTAAGGGGCTGCTCAGCGTGATCGTCGCGATCAAACCTGACGCGCCGACCACCCATCCACCCGATGAATCCAGAATGTGTATATCCAGATATTTCAGCGAAGAAGACGCCGCCGAGACGATGCTGGCTGCTTCCGACAGGGCTCCCGTAGGACTTACATTGTAGATGGCGATGACGCCGACCGTGGTGGTTGACGAAGGCGAAAAGACGCCGTCGCCGCAAGTCCAGAACAGCTCCGGGACGCGCGGGAAGAAACCGTTATGAGAAACGTTCACCGCGACCAGAACGCTCTTCGGCAGCGGGGCAACCGTCCAGCTCGCGCCGCCATTCAGCGTCCGCCCGAACAGTGTGGGACTTGCCACAAAGCCGGCATTCTGGCTCAGGAAGCCGACCGTGCCAAAGCCTTTCGTGGGGTCCGCGCCGGTGGCGACGGCTGACCAGGTGTCGCCGCCATTGGTCGTATGCAGGAGGGTCGCGTTGGCCCCTGCCGCCCAGCCTTCGGCTTCGCTGACGAAATTGACCGACCGCAATTCCTGTGACGTGCCGCTCGGCTTCTGGCCCCAGGTCGCGGCTTGAGCCGATTCCAGGCGCGCGCCGGTCGGCGCGAATGGCGGCGGAGTTCCAGGCTCGTCGTTTGGCGTGGCGACCCGGTTGGTGACAAAGCGCACCACGCTCTCATCGGCACTGTCTTCAACGGCGAACCCGACATCTCCGTAGTAGAAGACCAGCATCTGGCGTTGCCAGATGACCGGCGGCGCTTCCGTCGCTACTTCGTCACCGCGCGCGTAGGTCGTCCGCACAGTGACCGGAATTGCCTCTGTGCGCGCCATAGCAGGCTGACTGTAGCGAGCCCGAATGGACGCGATAGTCGGCCCCTGCCCGTCGGCCACAGAGTAATAAACCTTACTCGACGGCGACCAGGACCTTTCCCGCTCGAAGCCATCGCGGGCTTCCTGACTGAACAGCGCCGCATCCGCGAGGATGGCTTCGCCGGAAGGGTTTTGACTTCCTGCCGCGGTCGTCTCAATCGTCAACCAGGTCGTGCTGATTAATGATATGAGAATGAATATGAGAATGAGGCTCCGTTTCACCTTGGTCCTCCTTGATGCGCGGGCCGTTTGTCGTTGCCTCCGGCTGATGGAAGGTGCTAACATGCCGACCTCTTCAGCGGTCTGACAATTCATCACCCCGCCATCAGCCGTCGGGTTTCATCATCTATATGCGCGAAGCGAAGCCGGAATGGTGGGGGTCGGGAAAAAAATTTCCACGCCTCGACCGCGCCTGATTGCAGAGCCCGGCCCGGCTGCCTCGTCCGCAAAAATGAACCCTTCGGCGGCACACGCAAGGAGGATAGCCCGATGAACACCCAGGTCCCGGAAGATGTGACGCAGTTGCTCCTGGAGTGGAGAAACGGCGATGCGGCGGCGCTGGAGCAGTTGATGCCGCTGGTCTACGACGAGTTGCGCCGCCTGGCGCGGCGCTGTTTGCGTCGCGAGCGTGCCGGCCACACGATGCAAACGACGACGCTCGTCCATGAGGCTTATCTGCGGCTGATCGATGCCCGCCGCGTGCCCTGGCATGACCGGGCGCATTTTTTCGCCATCGCCGCGCAACTGATGCGGCGCGTGCTCATCGATGAGGCCCGCAAGCGCCATTTCCAGAAGCGCGGCGGCACCCTGGCGCGCATCCCGCTCGCCGAGTCGTTGAAGGTTTCGCCCGAACGCGACGTCGAGTTGATGGCGCTCGACGAGGCGCTCGACCGCCTGGCCGCGTTTGCGCCGCGCAAGTGCCGTGTCGTCGAGTTGCGCTTCTTCGGCGGCTTGAGCATCGAGCAGACGGCAG from Blastocatellia bacterium harbors:
- a CDS encoding histidine triad nucleotide-binding protein, whose protein sequence is MPEQSCLFCSIAAKDTPADFIYQDDQVVVIKDINPQAPVHVLVIPREHNLESLNDMSKLDLSLMGHLLYVAAKVANQMDIAESGYRVVINTGDAAGQSVPHLHAHVLGGRSLTWPPG
- the murA gene encoding UDP-N-acetylglucosamine 1-carboxyvinyltransferase — protein: MDRFRIVGGRPLSGRVAISGAKNSALPCMAAALLTAETVTLHNLPYVRDIITMRRLLEDLGSHILMPELRTLKIAADKIELFEAPYDLVKTMRASVLALGPLLARFGEARVALPGGCAIGQRPIDLHLSGFEKLGATVTLEGGDVVARAKRLQGREIYFDKVTVTGTENLMMAAALADGETTLINAAREPEVVDLAELLNKMGARIEGAGRSQMRIEGVERLGGAEHTIIPDRIEAGTFIAAAAMTGGQLDIVNCNPQHLSAAIDKFTETGVKIERPNAFSLRVSAADRLRPADVTTLPFPGFPTDMQAQYMALMTLAEGTSIITETIFENRFMHALEMMRMGAKIRLSGRQAVVEGDGGLMGARVQASDLRASASLVLAGLASSGETIIDRVYHIDRGYEKIEEKLCAVGASIERFRNE
- a CDS encoding Spy/CpxP family protein refolding chaperone, translated to MGIACAMVAALTVGVAVAQTAGEGTRGGRHGHFGRHGERGEFGMMGFRHLDLTDAQKAQLKQIHQSHRQAIAPLREQIKAKRQEMRAASEGGAVNEAAITQKLTEIAPLEAKLMAEHARIRQESLAVLTAEQKARLDQMREQAKTRWAERRANKKANQQ
- a CDS encoding RNA polymerase sigma factor yields the protein MSLARQGSEPAFEEIVRRHSPRVFQIASRFFRRREMVEEAAQEAFLKAYTEMSSYEGRGSFEGWLARLTTNVCLNLLRSSRRRPEAVVADLTDDEGEWLDNRMAEQSAARHRSDERGRVAADLAEKILRELSADDQMVLLSLDGDDLSVKEVAALTGWSEANVKTRASRARRRMREAVEALLKRRK
- a CDS encoding periplasmic heavy metal sensor, yielding METSVKNKWQIRLAVLLIFVIGFVAGALAMNAYRARRVSAGATNRRGRFERVMEQLNLSAEQRDQVKAIFDEARAQLTEMRRESQPRFRAVREQTDARLRGVLNTDQWEQFQKLTSEFKDRRSRRGNRDAEP
- a CDS encoding YCF48-related protein — translated: MKRSLILIFILISLISTTWLTIETTAAGSQNPSGEAILADAALFSQEARDGFERERSWSPSSKVYYSVADGQGPTIASIRARYSQPAMARTEAIPVTVRTTYARGDEVATEAPPVIWQRQMLVFYYGDVGFAVEDSADESVVRFVTNRVATPNDEPGTPPPFAPTGARLESAQAATWGQKPSGTSQELRSVNFVSEAEGWAAGANATLLHTTNGGDTWSAVATGADPTKGFGTVGFLSQNAGFVASPTLFGRTLNGGASWTVAPLPKSVLVAVNVSHNGFFPRVPELFWTCGDGVFSPSSTTTVGVIAIYNVSPTGALSEAASIVSAASSSLKYLDIHILDSSGGWVVGASGLIATITLSSPLPIQFQSSGTTQQLNAVQMLSFSSGWAVGNGGTILKYTGNGRWVSQSSGTTANLRDVYFLDSNRGWAVGDGGTIVGTTDGGSTWVADVSGVSADLRGVHAASAGAVFAVGAGGMILKRGEALAGPDFSLSFEPATVTAERGTTGRSVLTINRTGGFTGNIDIAAVDSGGIGVKVKPPEASTTGNSVTLKFKVKGGAAVGAHELTFVGKDSAGRTRSAKVMLVIQ
- a CDS encoding sigma-70 family RNA polymerase sigma factor; this encodes MNTQVPEDVTQLLLEWRNGDAAALEQLMPLVYDELRRLARRCLRRERAGHTMQTTTLVHEAYLRLIDARRVPWHDRAHFFAIAAQLMRRVLIDEARKRHFQKRGGTLARIPLAESLKVSPERDVELMALDEALDRLAAFAPRKCRVVELRFFGGLSIEQTAVALGVSTDIVKREWRTAKLWLLRELGGAGVSDGPDTVAAH